One window from the genome of Acuticoccus sp. I52.16.1 encodes:
- a CDS encoding carbohydrate ABC transporter permease, whose product MARAVSPRRKIAITVVAWAIGLAIFFPVLWTILTSFKTEGEAIASPPSFLFFDWTLENYETVQERSDYFRHFWNSVVLSLGSTLCGLVIAVPAAWSMAFVPGRFTKDILMWMLSTKMLPAVGVLMPIYLLCLNAGLLDTKVALIFILMMINLPIIVWMLFTYFREIPGDILEAARMDGATMRSEIVHVLVPMAVPGIASTLLLNVILAWNEAFWTLNLTTVNAAPLTQFIASYSSPEGLFYAKLSAASTMAIAPILILGWFSQKQLVRGLTFGAVK is encoded by the coding sequence ATGGCCAGAGCCGTCTCCCCCCGCCGCAAGATCGCCATCACCGTCGTCGCCTGGGCGATCGGCCTGGCGATCTTCTTCCCCGTCCTGTGGACCATCCTGACGAGCTTCAAGACCGAGGGCGAGGCGATCGCCTCGCCGCCTTCGTTCCTGTTCTTCGACTGGACGCTGGAGAATTACGAGACGGTGCAGGAGCGGTCCGACTATTTCCGCCACTTCTGGAACTCGGTCGTCCTCTCGCTGGGCTCCACATTGTGCGGGCTCGTCATCGCGGTGCCGGCGGCGTGGTCGATGGCGTTCGTGCCGGGGCGGTTCACCAAGGACATCCTGATGTGGATGCTCTCCACCAAGATGCTCCCGGCCGTCGGCGTGCTGATGCCGATCTATCTTCTTTGTCTCAACGCCGGCCTCCTCGACACCAAGGTGGCGCTCATCTTCATCCTGATGATGATCAACCTGCCGATCATCGTGTGGATGCTCTTCACCTACTTCCGCGAGATTCCGGGCGACATTCTGGAGGCGGCGCGGATGGACGGGGCGACGATGCGCTCCGAGATCGTCCACGTGCTGGTGCCGATGGCGGTGCCGGGGATCGCCTCGACGCTGCTGCTCAACGTCATCCTCGCCTGGAACGAGGCCTTCTGGACGCTGAACCTGACCACGGTGAACGCCGCGCCGCTGACCCAGTTCATCGCCAGCTACTCCTCGCCCGAGGGGCTCTTCTACGCCAAGCTCTCCGCCGCTTCGACGATGGCGATCGCGCCGATCCTCATCCTGGGCTGGTTCAGCCAGAAGCAATTGGTGCGCGGTCTCACCTTCGGCGCGGTCAAGTAG
- a CDS encoding carbohydrate ABC transporter permease, whose product MATTHTRAAAKIMMSPAVVLLLGWMIVPLAMTIYFSTLAYNLYDPSMTPFVGWGNYEYFVTGPAFWPSMINTLLMVGGVLLITICGGVLLALLLDQPMFGQGIVRILVIAPFFVMPTVGALVWKNMFMNPVNGLFAYVAKVFGFTPIDFFSEIPLLSIIIIVAWQWLPFATLILLTAMQSLDSEQMEAAEMDGAPALAKFFSIVLPHLSRAITVVILIQTIFLLGIFAEIFVTTNGGPGNATTNLTYLVYLEALVGQDIGSGSAGGIIAVILANIVAIFLMRMIGKNLDL is encoded by the coding sequence ATGGCCACCACACATACCCGAGCCGCCGCGAAAATCATGATGTCGCCGGCCGTCGTCCTGCTTCTGGGCTGGATGATCGTGCCGCTGGCGATGACGATTTATTTTTCGACGCTCGCCTACAACCTCTACGATCCCTCCATGACCCCGTTCGTCGGCTGGGGGAACTACGAGTACTTCGTCACCGGGCCGGCCTTCTGGCCCTCGATGATCAACACGCTGCTGATGGTGGGCGGCGTCCTGCTGATCACCATCTGCGGCGGCGTGCTCCTCGCCTTGCTGCTGGATCAGCCGATGTTCGGGCAGGGCATCGTGCGCATCCTCGTCATCGCGCCGTTCTTCGTCATGCCGACGGTGGGCGCGCTGGTGTGGAAGAACATGTTCATGAACCCGGTGAACGGGCTCTTCGCCTACGTCGCCAAGGTGTTCGGCTTCACCCCGATCGACTTCTTCTCCGAGATCCCGCTGCTATCCATCATCATCATCGTCGCCTGGCAGTGGCTGCCGTTCGCGACCCTGATCCTGCTGACGGCCATGCAGTCGCTCGACAGTGAGCAGATGGAAGCGGCCGAGATGGACGGCGCGCCGGCGCTGGCGAAGTTCTTCTCCATCGTCCTGCCGCACCTGTCGCGCGCGATCACGGTGGTCATCCTGATCCAGACGATCTTTCTCCTGGGCATCTTCGCGGAGATCTTCGTCACCACGAACGGCGGCCCCGGGAACGCCACCACCAACCTCACCTATCTCGTCTACCTCGAGGCGCTGGTGGGGCAGGACATCGGCTCCGGCTCCGCCGGCGGCATCATCGCCGTCATCCTCGCCAACATCGTCGCGATCTTCCTGATGCGGATGATCGGCAAGAACCTCGACCTGTAG
- a CDS encoding glycoside hydrolase family 3 N-terminal domain-containing protein, with protein MRFTILHRFATRRAAPPRPAGSPVIVPAVALSSTARAHASIPSITPPAVRIQAVGSAPATAALALLLVALAGPAPVAAQAYGADEAPNPAAAAFAVFDDLTAEAAPAAPAAIPSPFAAAADEDDALAETIERPEGWQPLPLSKPGIDETFASRCTPPDPDLAWFRLPPELREQPIEAMIGQLLVVSYGGTSPADAGVREAREAIARSRIGGVLTFRHNIASAADITAVNAGFAEANAALPPIVAVDQEGGLVMRVKPSEGAPDTPAAADVAATAPDDARTAYDAMARALSALGFTANFGPVVDLAINPDNPVIARFGRSYGADPDTVTEYATLFAQAHRHAGVGTALKHFPGHGSSTDDSHKGAIDLTPTWHRAEMVPFRDMIDAGEADMIMAGHLTLDGLTEDGIPASLSPSALDGFLRETLCYGGVVVSDDLAMEAVSSHWGAVEAVTMMVEAGGDIALLSLASGEGYEVVDAIISALAEKAAGSPAFADRIRQAYARIVNLKLDLAEAPAAARSAVDTAALAAPARR; from the coding sequence ATGCGATTCACCATCCTGCACCGCTTTGCGACCCGTCGCGCGGCGCCCCCTCGACCGGCCGGCTCGCCGGTCATCGTCCCGGCCGTGGCGCTCTCGTCCACCGCCCGCGCGCATGCCTCGATCCCGAGCATCACGCCCCCGGCCGTTCGGATCCAAGCCGTCGGGAGCGCTCCGGCCACCGCGGCGCTGGCGCTGCTGCTCGTCGCCCTCGCAGGGCCGGCGCCCGTCGCCGCACAGGCTTACGGCGCGGACGAGGCCCCCAACCCCGCTGCCGCCGCCTTCGCCGTGTTCGACGACCTCACCGCCGAGGCGGCCCCCGCAGCGCCTGCCGCGATCCCGTCCCCCTTCGCCGCCGCGGCGGACGAGGACGACGCGCTCGCCGAGACCATCGAACGACCGGAAGGGTGGCAGCCCCTCCCCCTTTCCAAGCCCGGCATCGACGAGACGTTCGCGTCTCGCTGCACACCGCCCGACCCCGATCTCGCCTGGTTTCGCCTGCCGCCGGAGCTGCGCGAGCAGCCGATCGAGGCGATGATCGGCCAACTCCTCGTCGTCAGCTACGGTGGCACCAGCCCGGCCGACGCCGGCGTGCGCGAGGCGCGTGAGGCGATCGCCCGATCGCGCATCGGCGGCGTGCTCACCTTCCGCCACAACATCGCCTCCGCCGCGGACATCACCGCCGTCAACGCCGGCTTCGCCGAGGCCAACGCGGCGCTGCCCCCCATCGTCGCCGTCGACCAGGAGGGCGGCCTCGTGATGCGCGTGAAGCCGTCCGAAGGCGCGCCCGACACCCCCGCCGCGGCCGACGTCGCCGCCACCGCGCCGGACGACGCGCGCACCGCCTACGACGCGATGGCCCGCGCCCTCTCCGCGCTCGGCTTCACCGCCAACTTCGGCCCCGTGGTCGACCTCGCCATCAACCCGGACAACCCCGTGATCGCCCGCTTCGGCCGCAGTTACGGCGCCGACCCGGACACGGTGACCGAGTATGCCACGCTGTTCGCCCAGGCCCACCGGCACGCCGGCGTCGGCACGGCGCTGAAGCACTTCCCCGGCCACGGCTCGTCCACCGACGACAGCCACAAGGGCGCCATCGACCTCACCCCCACCTGGCACCGCGCCGAGATGGTCCCCTTCCGCGACATGATCGACGCGGGCGAGGCCGACATGATCATGGCCGGCCACCTCACGCTCGACGGCCTGACCGAGGACGGTATCCCCGCCTCCCTCTCGCCGTCCGCGCTCGACGGGTTCCTGCGCGAGACGCTGTGCTACGGGGGTGTCGTGGTGTCGGACGACCTGGCGATGGAGGCGGTATCCTCCCATTGGGGCGCGGTCGAGGCCGTCACCATGATGGTCGAGGCGGGGGGCGACATCGCGCTCCTGTCACTGGCCTCGGGCGAGGGCTACGAAGTGGTCGACGCCATCATCTCCGCTCTCGCCGAAAAAGCCGCCGGCTCCCCCGCCTTCGCCGATCGCATCCGCCAGGCCTACGCGCGGATCGTGAACCTGAAGCTCGACCTCGCGGAGGCGCCCGCCGCCGCCCGAAGCGCGGTCGACACGGCCGCCCTCGCCGCGCCGGCCCGCCGCTAG
- a CDS encoding sugar ABC transporter substrate-binding protein, translating into MKLSSLLIGASSVLALGIAAQAQTVTIATVNNGDMIRMQALADHFTEANPGIDLEWVTLEENTLRQRVSTDIATDGGQFDVMTIGTYEVPIWAEKDWLVALDDLPEGYDTDDLLPAIRGGLSVDGTLYAAPFYGESSMVMYRTDLFEEAGLDMPDAPTWEFIADAARKITDKDNEIYGICLRGKAGWGENMAFLSAMANSFGAKWFDMDWKAQFDQPEWKETLTFYLDLMNDAGPPGASSNGFNENLALFQSGKCGMWIDATVAASFVTNPAESTVADKVGFALAPDNGLGKRSNWLWAWSLAIPKSTDAEEAAKTFIAWATSKEYLELVASEEGWANVPPGTRTSLYENPAYIEAAPFAKMTLESIKAADPNNPAVDEVPYVGVQFVAIPEFQGIGTAVGQQFSAALAGTTDVDRALANAQSLTERQMSRAGYPK; encoded by the coding sequence GTGAAGCTTTCGTCGCTATTGATCGGCGCGTCGTCGGTGCTCGCCCTCGGGATCGCCGCCCAGGCGCAGACCGTTACCATCGCAACCGTCAACAACGGTGACATGATCCGCATGCAGGCGCTCGCGGACCATTTCACCGAAGCCAATCCCGGCATCGACCTCGAGTGGGTGACGCTCGAGGAGAACACCCTGCGCCAGCGCGTCTCGACCGACATCGCCACGGACGGCGGTCAGTTCGACGTGATGACCATCGGCACCTACGAGGTGCCCATCTGGGCCGAGAAGGACTGGCTCGTCGCGCTCGACGATTTGCCCGAAGGCTACGATACCGACGACCTGCTGCCGGCGATCCGCGGCGGCCTCTCGGTCGACGGCACGTTGTATGCCGCGCCCTTCTACGGCGAATCCTCCATGGTGATGTACCGCACCGACCTCTTCGAGGAGGCCGGGCTCGACATGCCGGACGCGCCGACCTGGGAGTTCATCGCCGACGCCGCCCGCAAGATCACCGACAAGGACAACGAGATCTACGGCATCTGCCTGCGCGGCAAGGCCGGGTGGGGCGAGAACATGGCCTTCCTGTCGGCCATGGCCAACTCGTTCGGCGCCAAGTGGTTCGACATGGACTGGAAGGCCCAGTTCGACCAGCCCGAGTGGAAGGAGACGCTGACCTTCTATCTCGACCTGATGAACGACGCCGGGCCTCCGGGCGCCTCCTCCAACGGCTTCAACGAGAACCTGGCGCTGTTCCAGTCCGGCAAGTGCGGCATGTGGATCGACGCCACCGTCGCCGCCTCGTTCGTCACCAATCCGGCCGAATCGACGGTCGCCGACAAGGTCGGCTTCGCGCTGGCGCCGGACAATGGCCTCGGCAAGCGCTCCAACTGGCTGTGGGCCTGGTCGCTGGCGATCCCGAAGTCGACCGACGCCGAAGAGGCCGCCAAGACGTTCATCGCCTGGGCGACGTCGAAGGAATATCTCGAGCTGGTCGCCTCCGAGGAGGGCTGGGCGAACGTGCCGCCGGGCACCCGCACCTCGCTCTACGAGAACCCCGCCTACATCGAAGCCGCGCCGTTCGCGAAGATGACGCTGGAATCGATCAAGGCCGCGGACCCGAACAACCCGGCCGTGGACGAAGTGCCCTACGTCGGCGTGCAATTCGTCGCGATCCCCGAATTCCAGGGCATCGGCACCGCGGTCGGCCAGCAGTTCTCCGCCGCACTCGCCGGGACGACGGACGTGGACCGCGCGCTCGCCAACGCCCAGTCGTTGACCGAGCGGCAGATGAGCCGCGCCGGCTATCCGAAATGA
- a CDS encoding mannitol dehydrogenase family protein, protein MIRLSAATLPQIRSAATPRYDRAALKPGIVHFGIGNFHRAHQAVYLDRLFSMGRDHDFGIVGAGVMAGDQKMREALTGQDLLTTVVEQSAEASEARVTAPMVGFLPIGDTTAILARLTDPETRIVSLTVTEGGYFVDSTGVFNPQHPDIVHDGERPTAPRTVFGLIAAALSARRASGTAPFTVMCCDNIPHNGSVTRAAVVGTAGLHDAALASWIASEVAFPNAMVDRITPATGERERRLCAENFGIEDAWPVFCEDFTQWVLEDTFPSGRPALEEVGVEFVADVTPYELMKIRILNGGHAVIAYPAGLLGITYVHEAMAHPSIAAFLAKITRDEIIPTVPPVPGTSLADYARLIETRCANPKIGDTVRRLCLDGSNRQPKFIVPTLADRIAEGRSITGLALESALWCRYCVGETEAGEAIAPNDPNWERLQPVARAAQTDPAAWLGQSEIYGALGSAPVLRERFAAALASLKEAGVEATLQRYLDDDL, encoded by the coding sequence ATGATCCGCCTGTCCGCCGCCACGCTGCCCCAGATCCGATCCGCGGCCACACCGCGCTACGACCGGGCGGCGCTGAAGCCGGGCATCGTCCACTTCGGCATCGGCAACTTCCACCGCGCGCACCAGGCCGTCTACCTCGACCGCCTGTTCTCCATGGGGCGCGACCACGACTTCGGCATCGTCGGCGCCGGCGTGATGGCCGGGGACCAGAAGATGCGCGAGGCGCTGACGGGGCAGGACCTCCTCACCACCGTCGTCGAGCAGTCCGCCGAGGCCAGCGAGGCACGGGTGACGGCGCCGATGGTCGGCTTCCTTCCCATCGGCGACACCACCGCGATCCTCGCCCGGCTGACGGATCCCGAGACGCGCATCGTCTCGCTGACGGTGACGGAGGGCGGCTACTTCGTCGATTCCACGGGTGTCTTCAATCCACAACATCCCGACATCGTCCATGACGGCGAGCGGCCCACCGCGCCGCGCACCGTCTTCGGCCTGATCGCGGCGGCGCTGTCGGCCCGGCGCGCCAGCGGCACCGCGCCGTTCACCGTCATGTGCTGCGACAACATCCCCCACAACGGCTCGGTGACGCGCGCCGCCGTCGTCGGCACCGCCGGGCTCCACGACGCCGCCCTCGCGAGCTGGATCGCCAGCGAGGTGGCCTTTCCCAACGCCATGGTGGACCGCATCACCCCCGCCACCGGCGAGCGCGAGCGGCGCCTGTGCGCCGAGAACTTCGGTATCGAGGACGCCTGGCCAGTCTTCTGCGAGGACTTCACGCAGTGGGTTCTGGAGGACACGTTCCCCTCGGGTCGCCCGGCTCTGGAGGAGGTCGGCGTCGAGTTCGTCGCCGATGTGACGCCCTACGAGCTGATGAAGATCCGCATCCTCAACGGCGGTCACGCGGTGATCGCCTATCCGGCCGGGCTCCTCGGAATCACCTACGTGCACGAGGCGATGGCGCACCCGTCGATCGCGGCGTTCCTCGCCAAGATCACGCGTGACGAGATCATCCCCACCGTCCCGCCGGTACCGGGCACCAGCCTTGCCGACTATGCCCGGCTGATCGAGACCCGCTGCGCCAATCCGAAGATCGGCGACACCGTGCGCCGCCTGTGCCTCGACGGGTCGAACCGGCAGCCCAAATTCATCGTGCCGACCCTGGCGGACCGCATCGCCGAGGGGCGGTCTATCACCGGCCTGGCGTTGGAATCGGCGCTATGGTGCCGGTACTGCGTGGGAGAGACGGAGGCCGGCGAGGCCATCGCGCCCAACGACCCAAACTGGGAGCGCCTGCAACCCGTGGCACGCGCGGCGCAGACCGATCCCGCCGCGTGGCTGGGCCAGAGCGAGATCTACGGTGCACTCGGCTCCGCGCCGGTGCTGCGGGAGCGCTTCGCCGCCGCGCTGGCCTCGTTGAAGGAGGCCGGTGTCGAGGCGACGCTCCAGCGCTACCTCGACGACGACCTCTGA
- a CDS encoding PAS domain-containing methyl-accepting chemotaxis protein, producing the protein MSRTLSSSGRRVLLDGLDRANVQFLLDSSYRVVGSNENVKELLGFSPVGKPFFEIFTPAGARTDAQKDILAEVRKEQFAIRFGTVIHKSGEMRRVAVRWYGIEAARDSVKHIVMATDMSAAYAEEAARVARVDAIDRAYAVIEFEPNGRVVDANDVFCSAMGYKRADLIGKEHRIFAPNRIMSEAEYRAFWRELGSNHIMSGEFERVRKDGSSIYLEASYSPVLDLNGRVTKVVKVAADISDKVNLRNSTNKVATEVDHKLAEIVNAVSNANDCSASASTVASQTSQMVRQVADAVQDFEATSRRIADAMVKSRSAVVHVNTQAQTADQHISALSEAANSMTSIVEIISKVAGQINLLALNATIEAARAGEAGKGFAVVAAEVKSLADQVEKSTNQIGADIDRVQTVAGDVVSVLKGISSAIREVEDSVSVAGDAVEEQTTAARDIAAGMNQAADSVHGITDDLGKISAAVASADGFARDGSKMYQSIKASTAVH; encoded by the coding sequence TTGAGTAGAACCCTGTCGTCTTCGGGGCGCCGCGTGCTCCTCGACGGGCTCGACCGAGCGAACGTACAGTTTCTCCTGGACAGCTCGTACCGGGTCGTCGGTTCGAACGAGAACGTCAAGGAACTGCTGGGCTTCAGTCCGGTCGGCAAGCCGTTCTTCGAGATATTCACGCCGGCCGGCGCCCGCACCGACGCCCAGAAGGACATCCTCGCCGAAGTCCGCAAGGAGCAGTTCGCCATCCGCTTCGGCACCGTCATCCACAAGTCCGGCGAGATGCGCCGCGTCGCGGTGCGCTGGTACGGCATCGAGGCGGCACGCGATAGCGTCAAGCATATCGTCATGGCGACCGACATGAGCGCCGCCTACGCCGAAGAGGCCGCCCGCGTCGCACGCGTCGACGCGATCGACCGGGCCTACGCGGTGATCGAGTTCGAGCCCAACGGCCGCGTGGTCGACGCCAACGACGTCTTCTGCAGCGCCATGGGTTACAAGCGCGCCGATCTGATCGGCAAGGAACACCGCATCTTCGCGCCCAATCGCATCATGTCGGAGGCCGAGTACCGGGCGTTCTGGCGCGAGCTGGGCAGCAACCACATCATGTCGGGCGAATTCGAGCGCGTGCGCAAGGACGGCTCGTCCATCTACCTGGAGGCCAGCTATTCGCCGGTGCTGGATCTCAACGGGCGGGTGACCAAGGTGGTGAAGGTCGCCGCGGACATTTCCGACAAGGTGAACCTGCGCAACTCCACCAACAAGGTCGCGACCGAGGTCGACCACAAGCTGGCCGAGATCGTCAACGCGGTCTCCAACGCCAACGACTGTTCCGCCTCGGCGAGCACCGTCGCCTCGCAGACCTCGCAGATGGTCCGCCAGGTCGCCGACGCGGTGCAGGACTTCGAGGCCACCTCCCGGCGCATCGCCGACGCGATGGTGAAGTCGCGCAGCGCCGTGGTCCACGTGAACACGCAGGCGCAGACCGCCGACCAGCACATCTCCGCCCTCTCCGAGGCGGCCAACTCCATGACGTCGATCGTCGAGATCATCTCGAAGGTCGCCGGGCAGATCAACCTGCTCGCCCTCAACGCGACCATCGAGGCGGCGCGCGCGGGCGAGGCCGGCAAGGGCTTCGCGGTGGTGGCCGCGGAGGTGAAGTCGCTCGCCGATCAGGTGGAGAAGTCGACCAATCAGATCGGCGCCGACATCGACCGGGTGCAGACGGTCGCAGGTGACGTCGTCAGCGTGCTGAAGGGCATCTCCTCGGCGATCCGCGAGGTGGAGGACTCGGTGTCCGTCGCCGGCGACGCGGTGGAGGAACAGACCACCGCCGCGCGCGACATCGCCGCCGGAATGAACCAGGCGGCCGATTCGGTGCACGGCATCACCGACGACCTCGGCAAGATCTCCGCCGCGGTCGCCAGTGCCGACGGGTTCGCCCGCGACGGCAGCAAGATGTACCAGTCGATCAAGGCGAGCACCGCCGTCCACTGA
- a CDS encoding ABC transporter ATP-binding protein: MGQIILKDVTKSFGGVEVIKPLNLEIEDGEFVVFVGPSGCGKSTLLRLIAGLEDVSSGQIMIDGQDATATPPARRKLAMVFQSYALYPHMTVAKNIAFPLKMAKIDKKTIDAKVKAAAATLNLTDYLHRRPGQLSGGQRQRVAIGRAIVREPAAFLFDEPLSNLDAALRVNMRLEISQLHNDLETTMIYVTHDQVEAMTMADKIVVLSAGRIEQVGSPLDLYRAPKNKFVAGFIGSPKMNFINGAVASKHGADSIGVRPEHITLSTDQGEWTGTVSVSEHLGSDTFLHVAVDGIGTVTARSDGEFGVHHGDRVYLTPSPDKIYKFDAEGLAI; this comes from the coding sequence ATGGGACAGATTATCCTGAAAGACGTCACCAAGTCGTTCGGCGGGGTCGAGGTCATCAAGCCGCTGAACCTCGAGATCGAGGACGGGGAGTTCGTCGTCTTCGTCGGCCCCTCCGGCTGCGGCAAGTCCACGCTGCTGCGCCTGATCGCCGGACTGGAGGACGTCTCCTCCGGCCAGATCATGATCGACGGGCAGGACGCGACCGCGACGCCCCCGGCCCGGCGCAAGCTCGCGATGGTGTTCCAGTCCTACGCGCTCTATCCGCACATGACGGTGGCCAAGAACATCGCCTTTCCGCTGAAGATGGCGAAGATCGACAAGAAGACGATCGACGCCAAGGTGAAGGCCGCCGCCGCGACGCTGAACCTGACCGACTATCTCCACCGCAGGCCGGGCCAGCTCTCCGGCGGTCAGCGCCAGCGCGTCGCCATCGGCCGGGCCATCGTGCGCGAGCCGGCCGCGTTCCTGTTCGACGAGCCGCTCTCCAACCTCGACGCGGCGCTGCGCGTCAACATGCGCCTCGAAATCAGCCAGCTCCACAACGACCTCGAGACGACGATGATCTACGTCACGCACGATCAGGTCGAGGCGATGACGATGGCCGATAAGATCGTCGTGCTCTCGGCCGGGCGGATCGAGCAGGTCGGCTCTCCGCTCGACCTCTACCGCGCGCCGAAGAACAAGTTCGTCGCCGGGTTCATCGGCTCGCCCAAGATGAACTTCATCAATGGCGCCGTGGCCTCGAAGCACGGCGCCGATTCGATCGGCGTGCGGCCGGAGCACATCACCCTGTCGACCGATCAGGGCGAGTGGACCGGCACCGTCAGCGTTTCCGAGCATCTGGGATCCGACACCTTCCTGCACGTCGCCGTCGACGGGATCGGCACGGTCACCGCCCGCTCGGACGGCGAGTTCGGCGTCCACCACGGCGATCGGGTCTACCTCACCCCGTCGCCGGACAAGATCTACAAGTTCGACGCCGAGGGGCTGGCGATCTAG